ACGTAGCCGAAGACGGCGGGGTGCCAGGTCAGCTGGCCCTCGATCGCCTTCGCATAGGGGTCGAGCACGAGCTTGTTTGGGTTGAAGCGGTGGCCCTGCTCCGGCTCGTAGGGACCGTAGACGCGATACGAGTAAATCGTGCCGGGGCGCGCGTCGGGGAGGTAGCCGTGCCAGACCTCGTCGGTGAACTCGGGCAGCTCGATGCGCTCGCGTTCTTTTTCGGAGAAGTGGTCGAACAGGCAGAGCTCGACCTTGGTGGCGTGCGCGGAAAACAACGCGAAGTTGACCCCGCGTCCGTCCCAGGTTGCGCCGAGTGGATAGGGTCGGCCCTCCAGCACGCGGCTGCGATGGACATGGGTCGTCGGAGCTGAGGAGGTCAAACGCGTGGGGTCCCCGTTGAAGCCGGCAAACTAGGCTGTTGCGAGCATCGTTCCAGCCTGTCTCCGCTGGACGCAGACAGATCGTCACCCCATGTGGCGGGCTCGCCTCATGCCGGGAGAGAAACGTGTCGGACGTGCCGCAGCCCGATGAAGAGACCTTGGCTTTCGCCGCCCGCGTCTTCGATCTCGCGCGCCATGGCGAGCCGGAGGAGATGGCCGGTCTGCTCGCCAACGGCCTGCCCCCGGACATGCGCAACGACAAGGGCGACAGCCTGCTGATGCTCGCCGCCTACAACGGCAACGCGCCCATGGTCTACGCCTTGCTCCGGCATGGCGCCCAGCCCGACCGCATGAACGACAGCGGCCAGACCCCGCTGATGGGCGTCTGCTTCAAGGGCGAGACGGCGATCGCGCGGATGCTGCTTGCGCAAGGCGCCGCGGCCGATGGCCCGGAAGGCAGCGACCGCTCGCCGCTTATGACCGCCGCGATGTTCGACAGGGTCGAGATCGTCGAGCTGCTGCTGGCGAACGGCGCCGACCCCGCGCGGAAGGA
This Beijerinckiaceae bacterium RH AL1 DNA region includes the following protein-coding sequences:
- a CDS encoding hypothetical protein (ID:RHAL1_03563;~conserved protein of unknown function;~source:Prodigal:2.6) → MSDVPQPDEETLAFAARVFDLARHGEPEEMAGLLANGLPPDMRNDKGDSLLMLAAYNGNAPMVYALLRHGAQPDRMNDSGQTPLMGVCFKGETAIARMLLAQGAAADGPEGSDRSPLMTAAMFDRVEIVELLLANGADPARKDGSGLSAADLARSMGAKRVLALLEKA
- a CDS encoding protein of unknown function (ID:RHAL1_03562;~source:Prodigal:2.6), which translates into the protein MLEGRPYPLGATWDGRGVNFALFSAHATKVELCLFDHFSEKERERIELPEFTDEVWHGYLPDARPGTIYSYRVYGPYEPEQGHRFNPNKLVLDPYAKAIEGQLTWHPAVFGYVMESGDDTTFDTRDSAKYMPKARVIDPPSPGVATSRCARHSTSR